CAAAGGAAGGCTAGGCCTCTTATCGGAGCAAGGGTATACAAGTGGCTCCGTTCCCTCGCCACCCTTGCTCCGATAAGAGGCCTAACCTAAAAGGCAGGTGTAATTCCTGCTTCCGAGAAAATATGGTAGACACAGTTCCGTGAATACTCCCGGCTATTCCGTCTTTTTTGATATTCTCTCGGGCTCTATTTGCATGGATTCTCTTCGTGGATTCTTTTCGAGTAGTTCGTTTAGTCGCTTCTGTTCGCTAGGGAATCGGTAGAGATCGTACAGAAGGCGAATGTTTTCATGGTCGATTGCTTTGGGGAGTAGAATGTCCCGAATCTTATTCCGCTCGCTGCTAAAATTGAATTGCTTTAGAATGTCATGAATCTGATCCATGTAGAAACTCGTATTGCGGGTTGCCTTGCTTATTTGCATAAAACGAGCATCAAACGAGCTGGTTTGCTTGATGGAGAGAATAAAGTTGTCGAACTCTCTATCGTTCATCACCCTTTCCTGAGGGTAGTAGTTGTTGTCGTATGGCACGGTATAGTTCGATCCTAGCATTCTTTTAATGTTGAGAATGCTAGCGGATATTGCGCTACGCTTGTAGGCAGGAAGCGAGTTGGCCTCTTGCATAATCTTGTCGAGTTCATCTTGGATACGATCGAGGTTGGTTTGAATCGACTGGGCGTTTGCTAGTGATGCAATGCAAATCATTGAGGTTAGAATCAGGATTTTTTTCATAGCGGTAAGAATTTGGTTTCTTATGCTTGTGAATATAGCGAAGATTTTACACAATAGTAAAGGATAATCTGTTAAATGCTTATAGGTTTCATCCTGTTGGCTTACATAATAATTAAAAAGTAAGGCCATTCAAATTTGGATGGCCTTACTTTTTAATTATTGTTTAGCCTTGGTATATTCGTCGATATGCTTAGCAAAGTCGTACCAGCTTGGCTTTTCGCCGTACTTTCTCGTCATTTCAGCGTTATCGCCAAAAAGCTTGGCGAATTCCTTCTTGTAGTCGCTCTTTTCTACCCTGTAGGCAGGAGCAGTTCCTTTCTTTACGTAGTAGGTCTTGATGTCACCACCGGCTAATGTTATGCCAGCTACACCCCATTTTGTGGTTTCTTCAACAATAGGATCCCTATATACCTTAATTTCGCTGCAAAAATCAGGGTTTAGCAGCTGCATTAAAAGGTTGAACTGCTTCTTGTTCTTAATAAGCACGTCAGTTTGCTCAAGAATCATCATCCCCTGTCCAAGAAGGTCGAAGTTGTAATCTTTGCTGGTTGCTTTATGTACGTTAGAGCCAAATTCCATTCGCTTTGCCAGTTTTTCCATCCCGGCAGGTTGGGCGTAAAGTGTTTGGATATCTTTGGCCATAAGGTTGCTCTCTTTGCCGTTGTTGTCTACAAAAACGATGCTTTCATAAAGCCCCTTTCTCCAATCAACATCCTTAATATGGCCTTCAAGTTTTTCGCCGGTCATAAGCGTTACGTAGGCAGGTTTCCCTTTCGAAACAAGTTGAAAACCTTCAAGAAATTGTTGCGAGAATGCTGCATTTACAGCAAGAATGCATGCAGATGCAAGTAGAATTTTTTTTAAGTTCATAAAATAAGTTGTTTGAAAAAATTTAGCTAAAGGTAGTTTGTTTTTTTTGATGGTGATAAATTTAGTGCTGTTATTTGATCGTTTAGTCGAAAAAATCCCCACCAGCAGCAAATGCCACATGGTGGGGATTGAAATTATAATATAGCAGTTTGTGAGCTCTACCTCTTCTTCAACCGCTCGTTAAGCAGCGGAATAATCTTACGGGCATCGCCAACGATACCGAGGTCGGCCACCTGGAAGATGGGCGCGCTCTTGTCTTTGTTCACCGCAACGATGAAGTCCGACTCCTCCATACCGGCTAGGTGCTGGATGGCACCCGAAATGCCGAAGGCGAAGTATAGATCGGGGCGAACGGTCTTTCCCGTTTGTCCAACCTGACGTTCGTGACCAACGAACCCGGCATCAACCACCGCACGCGAGGCCGATACCTGCGCATGCATGGTGCTGGCAAGCTCCTTTAGCATCTCAAGTCCTTCAGGATTTGCAATGCCGCGACCTCCCGATATCAGAATTTTTGCTTCGGAGATGTCCACCATGTTCTTTGCTTCCTTCACCGTCTTCACCAGTTTTACCCTAAACTTTGTCTTGTCGAAGTTTGCTGTAACAATCTCTACCTTGCCTTGACGGGTAGCATCCGCATCCATCGCCTTCATTACGCCGGGACGTACTGTGCTCATTTGAGGGCGGTGTTCCTTGCAAACAATGGTAGCCATAAGGTTGCCGCCAAAGGCAGGTCGGGTCATCAGTAGTTCCTTCTCCTCCGAGATTTCCAAACGGGTACAGTCGGCGGTAAGACCTGTTGATAGCCGAGCCGATAGGCGAGGCCCAAGGTCGCGGCCAATGGTGGTGGCGCCAATCAGTACGATGTCGGGCTTGC
This genomic window from Acetobacteroides hydrogenigenes contains:
- a CDS encoding electron transfer flavoprotein subunit alpha/FixB family protein yields the protein MDKAQYKGVYVFIEQREGKVQHVSLELLGKARDLADALNEKVYAIFPGSGIAEKAKDLIAYGADVVLCMDAPELAEYTTEPYAQAICQIVNESKPDIVLIGATTIGRDLGPRLSARLSTGLTADCTRLEISEEKELLMTRPAFGGNLMATIVCKEHRPQMSTVRPGVMKAMDADATRQGKVEIVTANFDKTKFRVKLVKTVKEAKNMVDISEAKILISGGRGIANPEGLEMLKELASTMHAQVSASRAVVDAGFVGHERQVGQTGKTVRPDLYFAFGISGAIQHLAGMEESDFIVAVNKDKSAPIFQVADLGIVGDARKIIPLLNERLKKR
- a CDS encoding DUF4476 domain-containing protein; translated protein: MKKILILTSMICIASLANAQSIQTNLDRIQDELDKIMQEANSLPAYKRSAISASILNIKRMLGSNYTVPYDNNYYPQERVMNDREFDNFILSIKQTSSFDARFMQISKATRNTSFYMDQIHDILKQFNFSSERNKIRDILLPKAIDHENIRLLYDLYRFPSEQKRLNELLEKNPRRESMQIEPERISKKTE